Part of the Peromyscus maniculatus bairdii isolate BWxNUB_F1_BW_parent chromosome 23, HU_Pman_BW_mat_3.1, whole genome shotgun sequence genome is shown below.
CCGGGCCACGTGGTCTACACCGATCCGTTCAGCTTCCTCGGTGGCCAGGGTGTAAGTGAGCTCAGCAAACAGCATTGTTGCCTGCAGGGTAAAGGTCCCCACACAGGGAGAGTCAGAGTCGGCAAACAGGGCTGGGCACATGGCGGAGCGGGTAGAGAGCACTTGTGGCACAAATCTGAGGCTCGGTGTttagatcctcagaacccacactaAGCGAGATGTGGTAGACATCCCACTCCTACAGCGAgatgggaaggagagacagaactCCCAGAAGTTCACAGGCCAACCAGCCTGGCaaacaagagatcctgtctcaaacacagcAGAAAGCTGGGACGGACACCCAGGGTTGTCCTGTGACTGCACACATGTGCGTGGCATGCAGGAAACAGACTAAAAGCAGGATTTGAAGGCTGCAGGGTAGGTATTACCTCTCCATTGATTATATCGATGACAGACTCAAAAACGCTGACAGGAAGCTGTAAAACAAATAGAGAGCAACTTACTAAGGGCAAATGTACTtcaacttacacacacacatgccaggctggccttgaactcacaatcctcctgcctcaacctcttgagtgctaagattaagtgtgtcaccacacttggctcacaTTTTCTAATTTCCCCAAAAACCTACTGGATAGGTTTTACCCACGTTACATATGAAAATGCCACTTCAGAGATGATGTCATACACCTGATGGGGAAATTGCAGCATGGAGGTTCAACTCAAGCATCCTTTAATACAGATGATGTCACAGAGTAAATTATAGCAGAGCATGAGGATAAAACACAGACATAGTGGTAGATGATCAAGACAAAAGGGACCCAGCAATACTCACATCTGTGTGCTTGGTCATGGGGTTCAACTTCAGAAAGAGGGGACTCTCAATGATCTCGCATACCTGGAAGAAAAGACAGGTCCCAAAAAAAAGtcagtttctcttcccctcatctTCTGCTCTCTTCCCCAACATGTGCACATTTGAGCCTGTACCTGCTTATGGACGTGGATGTCGGAGGGGTCAGGCGGCCCCCCTGTGGTATACCAACCCAGAAACTCCAGCTCCTTGAACACCTGTTTAACTGGAGAAGGGGCCAGAGCAAACAATATTTCTTTAAACCTCTCTTCCTTAGTTTGATGGACCtggtgtatttctttttttttttttttccttcctcgccagctcttccctccctcctcaaaTTTTAACTCCGTTTAGAATAAAGATCTTTCTATTCTGCCATCTCTCCTCCTTTACTTGCTGAAAATAACCTTttacttctgatcctcctgcctccaccccctggTTTATATGGTTCTTGAGGACTGAACTCTGGGCTTCCTACATGTtagggcaagcactctacccactgtcCTACACCCCCAACCCTTTTAtcttaaaaccaaaccaaacaaaacaatcttCCCACTTCTCTTTCCCACCCACTTCTATTCCCCTCTCACACTGCTCTTCCTTGGTGTAATAATATTCCTTGTCAATGATAATCTTCTCTTCCACGGTGTGGGACAGCAGCTCAAAGGAGTTCATCACTTCGATATTTCGCCCCTCCTGCTTTCCGATCAAAGCCCCAATCACTGAGAGGAGAGAAGCACACGGAAAACAGGTGAGGTACAGGCAGCCAAAACCTTTCCTAATAACCCCAGGCTCTGAGGTCAGTGTGGATCAATGATGGGGGAAACTAATTTGGAAGAAAGGGGAGGCAGGGGAAAAGTGATTGGAGGAGGTCTCCAAGAGGAGGGTTTGAGATTTACACACAACACTCACCCTGCATAGGCCGCCCCTCCTGGGAGCGCATGCGGATCCAGTGGTCTGAGATGTTGAGGATGACAAGGGGATGGAGAGCGACAGAAACACTCCCAGTCACTCCGGAGGCCATCACGCTGGGCACTGTTAAAGGTGAAAGGAACACATAGCGGGTGAAAGCTCGGGCCCACACATTCTCTCCTAGACAGGGGAGTAAGGGACCGGCAGAGCCGGGCCGTCCATCCCTGCCCGCAAGTTATCCTGGGAGAGATGTTGCTTCTCCCAGGCTTAAGAAGTACTCAAGATACTCCGCAAGGGAGACTCCAAAAGGCGCTCCGCACAGCCCGTTACCTGCTGCATCCACCTCCATGCCGCTGCTGCCTCCGCTCCCGttcgccgccgctgccgccgccgccgccatttTCCCCGCGCCCGCCAGACACGGCCCGCCCCCTTCCTTCCCGGCTTCCGTCGGCGAGCAGCGCATGCTCAGTATGTGCTTGGTGCTGCTGAAGGGCGGGGCATCTGCCAGTACTTGTTAACCCTGAGATGCCCGAGAGCGTGTGTGCTGCCGGCTCTCATgtaacccagcctggccttgagctCTGTATTGTGTATCTGAGGATGACTTCGAACTTTGATCCTCCTGCCATCACTTGCTTGTTGAGGTGGGATCCCACTGTTGTAGCCCAGCTGCCTGGGAACTTGCTATTAGAGCGGGCTgacttcagactcacagaaatccacctgcctctgcctcctgagtgctgattgtgtgtgcgccaccatgcccggcatCCCTAGCTTTTATGTGTGTCCTGGGGACTTAAACTCAGGCCCTAACACTTTactcactgacccatctccccagccaggaCCGCTCTTCAACCGTTGAGCTGCGTCTTCAGTTGCATGGCAACCTGACTCCATATGCAAGCTAGTGACTGCTACTGGGGAGACTTGGCGCACACAGTGGGATGGGTGCCAGGTGAATCTGGGGTCACTTCGGTGTGGGCATCTGCTGCTCACTGGCAGAACTTCCTCAGTGATCCAGCAACCCCACAGAAGTCTCCACCACTTTCCAGCAGTCAAGAAGGCATGCagaggactctttttttttttcattctgtttttaacaattgaataatactttattttgtaaatataccacattttctttcactttttgttttttgatacggagttttctgtgtagccctggctgtcctggaactagctctatagaccaacTTGtgttggaactcagagatctaccttcctctgcctcctgagtactgggattaaaggtgtgcgccaccgtaccccaaaagtaacacattttctttgtttcttttttttcttttttttttttttttttttttggagtaaaaccaaaacttattataagccacagtcgtcctagggtccCCCATGCTATACATATagtctccatggttctgtgggttgtagtctgattgttctttattttatatctagaatccacttatgagtgagtacataccatgtttgtccttctgggtttgggttacctcactcaggatgatttttttctagttccatccatttgcctgcaaatttcatgctgtcattattATGCAGAGGATTCTTTAGCCATCGGTGAATGGGAGCAGGGGCAGCAGCCGCATGGAGGTGGATGCAAGCTGCCACCAGCAAACCACACAAGAGAAGCCTTTATCATGCCTGATTGTACCAACAGGGAAGGTGGAgtgttatggtggtttgaataagaatggctcccagtgggctggaaagagggctcagtggttaagagcattgactgttcttccagaggactgaagttcaattcccagtacccacattgtgGCCCACAACTGttcataactccagttgcagggaacctgacaccctcacacaggcacacaggcaggcaaaacaccaatgcacatagaagtaaattttttttttttttttttttttggtttttcgagacagggtttctctgtgtagctttgcacctttcctggaactcacttggcatcccaggctggcctcgaactcacagagatctgcctgcctctgcctcccgagtgctgagattaaaggcatgcaccaccaccgcccggccttagaAGTAAatcttaacccccccccccaatgactcatattagtcaccagggagtggcaccacTGGACACgattaggaggattaggaggtgtggctttaatGGCAgaattgtgtcactgggggtgggctttgaggtttcaaaagcccatgccaagcccaatCTCTCAGCCCATGgaccaggatgtagctctcagctactcttcCAGTGCCTGCCTGATGCCActctcccagccatgatgataatggactgaaccctaaaactgtaagcaagacctcaactgaatgttttctttttgtaagagttgccttggtcatggtgtctcttcacagcaatagaacagggaCTAAGACAAGCTGGATCAGCAAGTGAGGCTAAGCATCCTGCTTATATAGCCAAGAAAGAGTATTTGGCCCAGTCATTCATCTTGGGCTGATCATAGTCGTTTGTTTACCAATCAGTCACTGAAGTGTGTGTTTTGACCAATCATGGCCTTGCACCAGTTCACAGCAGTCCTTCCGCTAGGGGAAGGGCTCCCTTCCTGTCAAGGTGGAAATGACTAGTTTCATAGACAGTTCTTTGGGGCCTATGACAGCAAAATGTCTGGTAGCaactgtgtcaaacacacaggtGGGGCTAAGTCTTCAGAAGCTTGGGAAATCATCTGCAATCTTTACACAACTGCCTCAAGGCCTCTGTTGAGTGTTGTAGACAACTGATGCTGATGTAAGGGCAGTCTGGCTAACTGTGAGgccatagtttttttgttttgctttgtttttgagacagggtttctctgtgtagatttggagcctgtcctggaactcactctgtagaccaggctggcctcaaactcacagagatctgcctgcttctgcctcccaagtgctgggattaaaggtgtgggccaccaccacctggccggaGGCGATAGTTCTTTGGCGGTGgcagcccacgcctttaatcccagcactctctttctatctgatattttcttattcctgtGTCCTTCACCTAAGAGCCCTTCGAAAGGTGggaacaggtcagagctggacttcCAGCAGACTCCCAcaggttatacagtccaaacaaacttataaagttgacagatatcttttacctgctcaaacatctttggctggcttgcaTACAATGTgtagtccatacttgtgttaatgcagacatgtatgttacctttgaaagtttatgtattttcagaataaggggaccagacaccaatgaaaatgggtggcccaggtgatccagcctttcagagtgcttctgttgcagtttcctcagagttctgcattcagaacaaCATCAAGGCTGCTAGTTGAGATGGTCCAGCTTCACAGGACTTCAGAGAAGCTttgtactttcccattacacagactggacaacaaatgttatagcTAGTTTCCTTAGGACttgactatcatctcagttttctcagggcCCTCTGGGGATGCCAtcaccccagacaacaggaagcagtctagagaacacaacactcattttggtcatttggtgggttatggatgtttgtcattatttaatggagatatagaaatataggataaaaagacaactattcatctcaaatattttacattggtatggattttttatattgatacaaatttaatgttatttttgctagaacatactgtatatacatttctactcttgtttaaggtattatacctatgcagctcatttaacaacataatgtaaatttctaatccttgaaagttattattacaaactatttaggataataaagaaatacaggttagtagatagtcacctgtaaaaatcaaacttgtagttacgttaggtatgttttcaaggttaaacagctATTTTAGATacataggtgatcttcaaatgcttcagagacctacagagtatggcatttaagatgtttactaacctaaggcttttctttttttcttttttttaagatttatttattatgtatacagtgttctgcctacatgccagaagatgGTGCCAGACCtcattgcagacagttgtgagccaccatgtagttgctgggaattgaactcaggacctctggaagaacagccagtgctcttaaccactaagccatctctccagctccaacctaaggcttttcatgagacaaatctgttcctggcagcactgatc
Proteins encoded:
- the Cops6 gene encoding COP9 signalosome complex subunit 6, with translation MAAAAAAAANGSGGSSGMEVDAAVPSVMASGVTGSVSVALHPLVILNISDHWIRMRSQEGRPMQVIGALIGKQEGRNIEVMNSFELLSHTVEEKIIIDKEYYYTKEEQFKQVFKELEFLGWYTTGGPPDPSDIHVHKQVCEIIESPLFLKLNPMTKHTDLPVSVFESVIDIINGEATMLFAELTYTLATEEAERIGVDHVARMTATGSGENSTVAEHLIAQHSAIKMLHSRVKLILEYVKASEAGEVPFNHEILREAYALCHCLPVLSTDKFKTDFYDQCNDVGLMAYLGTITKTCNTMNQFVNKFNVLYDRQGIGRRMRGLFF